In Miscanthus floridulus cultivar M001 chromosome 8, ASM1932011v1, whole genome shotgun sequence, the sequence gtGCCGCCGTGCACGTGCATGGCGAGCTGCGCCCGCGTGGTGGCGAGCTGGTGCTGCACGTCGCGGATCTCCTGCTGCAGGCGGTGGATGATCCCCGTGCAGCCGTACACCGGGTCCTGCACTCGCCAGTGCGCCTCCGTCGCCATCGTGTCCGCCGCCCGGCCTCGCTCCTGCACCGGCAGGCTCTGCGCGCGAGCAACACAGAAATGGCGCATGCACACGTACGTCATCTCGTCATCGCACTCTAATTTGCATGCCATATAATAAGAGCTAAAAAAAAGTCTCAGTGATGCCATGCCATatgcatgcatgagcatgacGCACTGCACTACTACTGCTGCACGTACGCACCTGGAGCACTCTGGTGACGTTGCTGGTGCCGAAGACGGCGCGCACGTCGGCGTACCTCCGCGGCTGCGACGCCGGGAAGTAGGGCGCGAGGACGCAGTCGGGGGCGCACCTCCGCCGGAGGTTCTTGCACGCGGCGCACCGCCTCGCCGCAGTCGCACTGCTGCCGCTGTCCGGATGATAATGGTCCATTTCCATACCGCCGCCGCCAGCCGCGGACATGAGAATCTAACGGAGATCACGAAGGATCTCGGCGTGAGGTGTTGCTGAGATCTCGGTGGATCCTCGAAAGATTTGGGGACGGATACGGCGGCGTTCCGGCTATATATGCTCGCCGGCCAGGAATGGTAAGCTCAACGGCTACGTGCATGCGTGGGCTTCCAATTGAGGAGCCGAGGAGCAGCGCCGTCGGGGAGCCGGCCCCGGCCGGAATATGGAAAGCTCAACGGCCGTGTCTCTGCGCTGCGCATGCCGATGCGGCAAGGGGAGAGGGCCCCAGGTGGACCGGCTGCTTGCATTAGCTGCATTGCCTTGCTGGGAAACGGCGGCGCACCGACCAGGAGCAGGGAGTGTACGTGTGCATGCGCTGGTCGACTgcgcggtgaccgcgtccacgTACGGTACACCCGCACGGCGCTGGCAGGCACCAAAAATTGTTGTTTAAGAGCACTGTTTGGTAATCCTATTTAAAAACATAAGTGTTGCTATTACTTTAGATTTTGTACTTTGTTCCGAAAGAATCCACGGTGCATATAGCTGTGCCAAAGAAaaaacacacgcacacacacacaaatCGTGAAACGCCTCTTGGTTGCTGCACCAAAATGAACCAGGAGGTTCGCTGTTCCGTGTAGTAGTTCCACACAGGCTCTTGCACGGACCAATCCAATGAGTGTATAAGATTTGATCCTCACGGGTCACGGCTTACGGTTCAGAGTGAGAATCGATTTTGATAACTAATTGAGAAAGGGACTCCACCTGGTCACTGTACTCTTTTTTTTTGGTTGAGGAATTGATTTTACTGCTTAATAACACAAAATAATCGTCACTCTCTAAAGATCGAGTTTTAACTGAAGTCAAAAGAATTTTAGGGCAGCCTCCGGTCTTTTAACTGAAGTCAAAAGACAACACTGTGAATGGCATACCATCCGAAAAGTTTAAAGCAAAACTCTCGCAAAGCCTCTTCAAAGTAACTGCGAAGAGCAGCAACAAACAAGGATTACATCAGCTTAAGAAGTCCACTTCGGACAGCAGCAACAGACAAAGATTCCATCGACTTAACAGCCTACAAGATAGTACCTTTTGTTTCAGTAATTTCTATACCCAGAATATAACTTTGACTATGATTTTCCATTATAACAAAAAAATAATTTCATCTACGTACTTTCCATGCTGTCTTAGATCGTATCTTCAAACTAAAATGTTGACGCTGGACGAAGCTGGTTGACGAGACTCCACGCCACGGCCGACCATGTCTTCGATCGGCACAGCCACTGCTCGCCTGCACCGCGTGCCGAAACAGTCAAACGCACCGCTGCACTGACCATGCTGCAGAAGTTGGAAACAGTCAAACACTCGAAGTCTAAAACCAATCCAGCTACCAAAACACCGCGTGCCGTGGCCGTGTTGTGGTTGTGGTTGTCTACTTCTTCTTTTTTCAAAGTGGGGTTCTCAACTTTATGATGCGAACAAACAGATATGCAAAGGGAGAAGAAGACTGGTTGACTGCTATCTCAGTGCCCCAGGCGGGCAGGCAAACCCCACCCATGCCGGCAGCAGGTCCGGCGACTGGAGCCTCCCCGTCGAGCCCGTAGTCAGGTGAGTTCTTCTTCGCTGTAAGCTCATCTCTACAACACCCTTCACGTCAAGACTATAACTAAATCTTACCGTCTCCACAAT encodes:
- the LOC136476898 gene encoding LOB domain-containing protein 24-like, whose translation is MSAAGGGGMEMDHYHPDSGSSATAARRCAACKNLRRRCAPDCVLAPYFPASQPRRYADVRAVFGTSNVTRVLQSLPVQERGRAADTMATEAHWRVQDPVYGCTGIIHRLQQEIRDVQHQLATTRAQLAMHVHGGTAPPSPLPLPPQPPLAAAAAAAVTVNSGGRHRIDVYEDEEEKQEEEEAPLMDPDEFLDLDGRL